A part of Periophthalmus magnuspinnatus isolate fPerMag1 chromosome 14, fPerMag1.2.pri, whole genome shotgun sequence genomic DNA contains:
- the LOC117380982 gene encoding SLAIN motif-containing protein-like codes for MSLDSTYKLQNITDVYDVARIQEASLRQENVYTLRRSKSPLTLPLCSYTTNILTHRNRTEAPFSISSVPVNQSARMNNEKNCLSPKVTRLHEYKMLKRAQNQGVSSRSRSPMRTSLRSLQAVRSSRSLDIDHYNLDQILHVRPGASSARTDSSYRSASHSAHHMEPVQPTAIKRCQRSHSLSPCRIPHPSISSAESFCSSQKRGAAWVRSGRQLQR; via the exons ATGTCACTTGACTCAACTTACAAGCTGCAGAACATTACAGATGTTTATGATGTGGCCCGTATACAAGAAGCCA GTTTGCGACAGGAGAATGTCTACACACTCAGACGTTCTAAGTCACCTCTGAcacttcctctctgctcttacACCACAAACATCCTTACCCACAGAAACAGGACAGAGGCCCCCTTCTCTATTTCATCTGTGCCAGTGAACCAATCAGCaagaatgaataatgaaaagAACTGTCTTAGCCCAAAAGTGACCAGACTTCATGAGTACAAGATGCTCAAGCGTGCACAGAATCAAG GTGTATCCAGTAGGTCCAGATCACCCATGCGTACCAGTCTTCGCTCTCTGCAGGCAGTGAGGAGCAGTCGCAGTTTAGACATTGACCACTACAATCTTGACCAGATCCTTCACGTCAGACCTG GTGCGTCATCTGCAAGAACAGactcaagttacaggtctgcaTCCCATTCAGCTCACCACATGGAGCCTGTCCAGCCCACAGCCATAAAAAGGTGCCAGAGGTCCCACTCCCTCAGCCCATGCAGGATCCCACACCCATCCATTTCCTCTGCGGAGAGTTTTTGCTCCTCTCAAAAAAGAGGTGCAGCCTGGGTCCGAAGTGGAAGACAACTACAAAGATGA
- the slc6a7 gene encoding sodium-dependent proline transporter, with translation MKCDQNHDELTNKSSPLPVGEMKDASGQTPAESPAAQNSVHKNGHAVTQNGPNGTHTTQPQTPVDSRDPDPAPALPPTIPREQWGGKYEFLLSCIGYCVGLSNVWRFPYLCYRNGGGVFLIPYFIMLFVTGVPLFLMELSLGQYGAAGPITVWKCCPLLKGIGIGMLCVSTLVSLYYNVIIAWTFYYLGSSFQSPLPWSCDAVANAALCGNETEGNNYTTKRLSPTEIFFNERVLGVVYSEGLHDPGPVRWQLALCLLAAWFIIFLCMLKGIHSSGKVVYVTATFPYFVLIVLIIRGATLEGSLQGVAFYLTPDWARLLNAQVWNDAASQIFYSLGIGVGGLLSMASYNKFDNNVIRDTIVITVGNCGTSFFSGFAIFSILGHMAWRKGVPVGEVADTGPGLAFVAYPEALALLPGSVFWSILFFLMLFMLGVDTLFGNMEGITTAVLDEFPQLRQNPLLKCLFLGALCFAFYLMGLLLVTDGGIYWFTLIDSFSTSFGLIIITLFMCLGISFFYGVNQFCQDIIDMIRHCPPWCTKVLIYFKACWVFFTPFLLLFILTYIFIEMYNTPLRYGSYVYPMWGKALGVCMATVCCLQIPIWGIVAICKETGTLKDRFQKSIRPLNSWRVNNLNSARQVEERVEPERVEAPFTVTLTDMDFTAMTWEEGSHA, from the exons atgaaatgtgaCCAAAACCACGACGAGCTGACTAATAAAAGTTCACCTTTGCCTGTCGGGGAAATGAAGGACGCGAGCGGCCAAACACCTGCAGAGAGCCCCGCAGCGCAG AATTCAGTACATAAAAACGGACATGCTGTTACTCAGAATGGCCCTAACGGAACACATACAACTCAACCCCAGACACCAGTGGACTCCAGAGATCCAGATCCTGCACCCGCGCTCCCTCCAACCATCCCGAGGGAACAGTGGGGTGGGAAATATGAATTCCTGCTCTCCTGTATCGGATACTGTGTTGGGCTCTCAAATGTGTGGAGATTTCCATACCTATGTTATCGCAACGGAGGAG GGGTATTTCTGATCCCATACTTTATTATGCTGTTTGTCACTGGAGTGCCACTGTTCCTCATGGAGCTGAGTTTAGGCCAGTATGGAGCAGCAGGCCCGATCACTGTGTGGAAATGTTGCCCTCTACTAAAAG GGATTGGCATTGGGATGCTGTGTGTGTCCACACTTGTGTCTCTCTATTATAATGTCATCATTGCATGGACATTTTATTACCTGGGCAGCTCTTTTCAGAGCCCCCTGCCCTGGTCCTGTGATGCTGTAGCCAATGCAGCGCTATGTGGTAATGAGACTGAAGGCAATAACTATACCACCAAAAGACTCAGCCCCACTGAAATCTTCTTTAA TGAGCGTGTTCTGGGGGTAGTGTACAGTGAGGGGCTCCATGACCCCGGCCCTGTGCGATGGCAGTTGGCTCTCTGTCTGCTGGCCGCCTGGTTCATCATCTTTCTGTGCATGCTCAAGGGCATCCACAGCTCTGGGAAG GTGGTCTACGTAACAGCCACATTCCCATACTTTGTGCTAATTGTGCTAATCATCAGAGGGGCAACACTTGAAGGATCACTGCAGGGCGTCGCTTTCTACCTCACCCCAGACTGGGCCCGGTTATTAAATGCACAG gtgtggaATGATGCAGCCTCGCAGATATTCTACTCTCTGGGCATTGGTGTTGGTGGGCTCCTCTCCATGGCGTCATATAACAAGTTTGACAACAATGTGATAag GGACACTATAGTTATCACCGTGGGGAACTGTGGGACCAGCTTCTTTTCCGGATTTGCCATTTTCTCCATCCTAGGACACATGGCGTGGAGGAAGGGTGTGCCTGTAGGAGAAGTAGCTGATACAG GTCCAGGTTTGGCATTTGTTGCTTACCCAGAGGCCCTTGCTCTACTGCCAGGTTCCGTATTCTGGTCTATCTTATTCTTCCTCATGCTGTTTATGCTGGGAGTTGATACTCTG TTCGGCAACATGGAGGGCATCACCACAGCAGTGCTGGACGAGTTTCCACAGCTCAGACAAAACCCACTGCTCAAGTGTTTGTTCCTGGGTGCACTCTGTTTTGCCTTCTACCTTAtgggcctcctgctggtcacCGAT GGGGGCATTTACTGGTTCACTCTCATTGACTCATTCAGCACCAGTTTTGGCCTCATCATAATCACCCTCTTCATGTGCCTTGGCATCTCCTTTTTCTATG GAGTGAACCAGTTTTGTCAGGACATCATAGATATGATCCGTCATTGCCCTCCGTGGTGCACCAAAGTTTTGATTTACTTCAAAGCATGCTGGGTTTTCTTCACTCCGTTTCTTTTACTG TTCATCCTGACTTACATCTTCATTGAAATGTACAACACGCCTCTTCGCTACGGGTCCTATGTGTATCCCATGTGGGGTAAAGCGCTTGGCGTGTGCATGGCAACAGTCTGCTGTCTACAGATCCCCATTTGGGGCATTGTCGCCATCTGCAAAGAAACTGGGACACTAAAAGAC CGTTTTCAAAAATCTATTCGACCTCTAAACTCCTGGAGGGTGAACAATTTGAACAGCGCCAGGCAGGTGGAGGAGCGGGTGGAGCCGGAGAGAGTGGAGGCTCCGTTTACAGTGACGCTCACAGATATGGATTTCACCGCCATGACCTGGGAGGAGGGGAGCCACGCATGA